From Kineosporia succinea, the proteins below share one genomic window:
- the sbnA gene encoding 2,3-diaminopropionate biosynthesis protein SbnA: protein MSAGPGSANPRIVRSPHELVSADTYVDLAPIVERQVFLKCEGLNFGGSIKMRAAAAMVAAAERASSIRDETILVESSSGNLGVALSIIAASKGLRFTCVTDSRCNATTAAAMRAFGAELVVVDEPDPVGGYLQARLNLVARLCAGDSRYLWLNQYTNGANCDAHYDSTAREIFTGFPDLDVLFVGVGTGGTAVGCGRYVRDRRPRTRVVAIDTEGSVTFGHPSAPRRIPGLGASVPPPMFELGLFADTVSVSEADTIQVCRLLASHGMLFGGSTGTVLSGALTWLDHHDPDRRLNSMCISADMGDRYLDTVYNDEWVAEHFGVAALEPMPGTARSRAAAPATT, encoded by the coding sequence GTGAGCGCCGGACCGGGCTCGGCGAACCCCAGAATCGTGCGCTCACCGCACGAACTCGTCAGCGCCGACACCTACGTCGACCTCGCGCCGATCGTCGAGCGGCAGGTGTTCCTCAAGTGTGAGGGCCTGAACTTCGGCGGCTCGATCAAGATGCGGGCGGCCGCCGCGATGGTGGCGGCCGCCGAGCGGGCCTCGTCGATCCGTGACGAGACGATCCTCGTGGAGTCGTCGTCGGGCAACCTCGGGGTGGCGCTCAGCATCATCGCGGCCAGCAAGGGCCTGCGCTTCACCTGCGTCACCGACTCCCGGTGCAACGCGACCACGGCCGCGGCCATGCGGGCTTTCGGGGCCGAGCTCGTCGTCGTGGACGAGCCCGACCCGGTCGGTGGCTACCTCCAGGCACGTCTGAACCTGGTCGCCCGGCTGTGCGCCGGGGACTCCCGCTACCTGTGGCTCAACCAGTACACCAACGGGGCCAACTGCGATGCCCACTACGACAGCACCGCCCGGGAGATCTTCACCGGATTCCCCGACCTGGACGTACTTTTCGTCGGAGTGGGCACCGGGGGGACAGCGGTCGGCTGCGGCCGGTACGTGCGCGACCGCCGACCACGGACGCGGGTGGTGGCGATCGACACGGAGGGCTCCGTGACCTTCGGCCACCCCTCGGCACCCCGCCGGATCCCCGGCCTGGGCGCCAGCGTCCCGCCACCGATGTTCGAGCTCGGCCTCTTCGCCGACACCGTGTCCGTCTCGGAGGCCGACACGATCCAGGTGTGCCGCCTGCTCGCCTCGCACGGCATGCTTTTCGGCGGTTCCACCGGAACCGTGCTCAGCGGTGCGCTGACCTGGCTGGACCACCACGACCCGGACCGCCGGCTGAACAGCATGTGCATCTCGGCGGACATGGGCGACCGCTACCTCGACACCGTCTACAACGACGAGTGGGTCGCCGAGCACTTCGGCGTGGCCGCCCTGGAGCCGATGCCGGGCACCGCCCGCTCCCGGGCCGCGGCCCCGGCCACGACCTGA
- a CDS encoding condensation domain-containing protein, giving the protein MAHEAHEQTAAETILVEVWEEVLQTSGIGADDDFFSCGGDSLLAIQVIGEAQRRGVTLTLIDMFRYPTVRGVCATLDPAPERTGAGLDLLTPADREKVPPSVVEAMPATRLQLGVIYESLMSDGRTYVCTSANDVRRPLDEAVLRTAVQYVTGRHATLRTRFDLSEFSEAMQLVEGTAQIPVTVADHSRLGAEELTARTTAVMTGLSDSFDPEKLPLLRLHAAVLGPGSFRLTVAYHHALLDGWSAASLLSELVSVYAGLLEGEQPRLPDPLPYAHYVRLEREAAQDAGSRAHFTELAPAPVPSDVTPAGPARPAELRAQVPQASADRLFDVAASRHLPPKSILLAAYTAAVETVRGDPLPAVAVLTSGRPEEEGADLTLGLFVNYVPVRIDLTGATWAQAARRAFEAERDMLPHRRFPYAETLAITGPGAFQASFNYVHLRPSLRLVEEGLVEAGQFADVSIDIPLSLDVANTGAGLAITVDYDRACYDETFATQVLATFLTSLDHIVAVPDAVADPRAGVA; this is encoded by the coding sequence GTGGCTCACGAGGCACACGAGCAAACCGCAGCAGAGACCATTCTCGTCGAGGTCTGGGAAGAGGTTCTGCAGACCAGCGGTATCGGGGCCGACGACGACTTCTTCTCCTGCGGCGGAGACTCGCTGCTGGCGATCCAGGTGATCGGCGAGGCACAACGGCGCGGCGTCACGCTCACGCTGATCGACATGTTCAGGTACCCGACGGTCCGGGGGGTGTGCGCCACCCTCGACCCGGCCCCCGAGCGCACCGGTGCCGGTCTGGACCTGCTCACGCCCGCGGACCGCGAGAAGGTCCCGCCCTCGGTCGTCGAGGCGATGCCCGCGACCCGGCTCCAGCTCGGCGTGATCTACGAGAGCCTGATGAGCGACGGCCGCACGTACGTCTGCACGAGCGCCAACGACGTGCGCCGCCCCCTCGACGAAGCGGTTCTGCGCACCGCGGTGCAGTACGTCACCGGCAGGCACGCGACCCTGCGGACGCGGTTCGACCTCAGTGAGTTCAGCGAGGCCATGCAGCTCGTCGAGGGGACGGCACAGATCCCTGTGACGGTCGCCGACCACAGCCGTCTGGGCGCCGAGGAGCTGACGGCGCGGACCACCGCAGTCATGACCGGGCTCAGTGACTCCTTCGACCCGGAGAAACTGCCCCTGCTGCGCCTTCACGCGGCGGTGCTGGGACCCGGCTCCTTCCGGCTCACCGTGGCCTACCACCACGCCCTGCTCGACGGCTGGAGCGCCGCGAGTCTGCTCAGCGAGCTGGTGTCGGTGTACGCCGGACTGCTGGAGGGCGAGCAACCGCGGTTGCCGGATCCGCTGCCGTACGCGCACTACGTCCGGCTGGAGCGGGAAGCCGCCCAGGACGCGGGATCCCGGGCCCACTTCACCGAACTGGCCCCCGCACCGGTCCCGTCCGACGTCACCCCGGCCGGCCCGGCCCGGCCCGCCGAGCTGCGCGCCCAGGTGCCCCAGGCCTCGGCCGACCGCCTGTTCGACGTGGCCGCGAGCCGGCATCTCCCACCGAAAAGCATTCTGCTGGCGGCCTACACGGCGGCCGTCGAAACGGTCCGCGGCGATCCGCTCCCGGCGGTCGCCGTGCTGACCAGCGGTCGCCCGGAGGAGGAGGGAGCCGATCTGACCCTCGGGCTCTTCGTCAACTACGTCCCGGTCCGCATCGACCTGACCGGGGCCACCTGGGCCCAGGCCGCCCGGCGCGCCTTCGAGGCCGAACGGGACATGCTGCCGCACCGGCGGTTTCCCTACGCCGAGACGCTCGCGATCACCGGCCCGGGCGCGTTCCAGGCCTCGTTCAACTACGTCCACCTGCGGCCCAGCCTGCGACTGGTCGAGGAAGGGCTCGTCGAGGCCGGGCAGTTCGCGGACGTCAGCATCGACATCCCGTTGTCTCTCGACGTCGCCAACACCGGAGCCGGTCTGGCGATCACCGTCGACTACGACCGAGCCTGCTACGACGAGACGTTCGCCACGCAGGTGCTCGCCACCTTTCTCACGTCGCTCGACCACATCGTCGCGGTGCCGGACGCGGTGGCCGACCCCCGGGCCGGGGTCGCGTGA
- a CDS encoding ATP-grasp domain-containing protein, with amino-acid sequence MSDPTDPTDPTIGPTTGLRPRLAVVYDQGPASPSDLAVSLTERMACIFVVPVNAHTEAVAPVLASFGEVVRADDVARTAQRLREFSVAGIVTYTEQVQRLTADLAARLGLRFHSPRTAELLTDKWQQRAVLRAAGIDAVRSARVDALADWEPALSRVGLPAVLKPVHGAASGNTYLVADAGTGRELARQVLSLPAPGHVRGGGLVLEEYLPGRDCAPFGDYVSVESAVRDSRVTDIAVTGKLPMVPPFRETGRFWPSPFPAPENDRIRDLAGRAVRALGVRDGLTHTEVKLTPDGPRLIEVNGRLGGGIQDLAQRAMGLDLIEYAARIALGEPAPPRIVPVGQVYFQAFHPAPRRPATVRGHGGTEAVRALEGVQLCRTYVRPGQRLAGGVATQELGRVSGVVADHDALATLVKRVDQHLTFEFALSGEPEPRTVTRAELGSL; translated from the coding sequence ATGAGCGACCCGACCGACCCGACCGACCCGACGATCGGGCCGACGACTGGGCTGAGGCCTCGGCTGGCCGTGGTCTACGACCAGGGGCCCGCCAGCCCCTCCGACCTCGCGGTCTCCCTCACCGAGCGGATGGCGTGCATCTTCGTCGTGCCGGTCAACGCCCACACCGAGGCGGTGGCCCCGGTCCTGGCGTCGTTCGGGGAGGTCGTGCGGGCCGACGACGTCGCGCGGACCGCGCAGCGGCTGCGGGAGTTCTCCGTGGCGGGCATCGTGACCTACACCGAGCAGGTCCAGCGGCTGACCGCCGACCTGGCGGCGCGGCTGGGACTGCGTTTCCACAGCCCCCGCACGGCCGAACTGCTGACCGACAAGTGGCAGCAGCGAGCGGTCCTGCGCGCTGCCGGGATCGACGCGGTCCGCTCGGCCCGGGTCGACGCCCTGGCCGACTGGGAACCGGCTCTGTCCCGGGTGGGTCTGCCCGCGGTGCTGAAACCGGTCCACGGGGCCGCGAGCGGGAACACGTACCTGGTCGCCGACGCCGGGACCGGCCGGGAACTGGCCCGGCAGGTGCTGTCGCTGCCCGCGCCGGGGCACGTTCGCGGCGGCGGACTGGTCCTGGAGGAGTACCTGCCCGGGCGTGACTGCGCCCCGTTCGGCGACTACGTCTCGGTGGAGAGCGCTGTGCGTGACAGCCGGGTCACCGACATCGCGGTCACCGGGAAACTGCCGATGGTTCCCCCGTTCCGGGAGACCGGCCGGTTCTGGCCGTCCCCGTTCCCGGCGCCCGAGAACGACCGGATCCGCGACCTGGCCGGCCGGGCGGTGCGGGCGCTCGGGGTTCGCGACGGCCTGACCCACACCGAGGTCAAGCTCACTCCCGACGGGCCCCGGCTGATCGAGGTCAACGGGCGACTCGGCGGCGGGATCCAGGACCTGGCCCAGCGCGCGATGGGCCTCGACCTGATCGAGTACGCGGCCCGGATCGCCCTGGGGGAACCGGCGCCGCCGCGGATCGTCCCGGTCGGCCAGGTCTACTTCCAGGCGTTCCATCCGGCCCCGCGCAGGCCCGCCACCGTCCGCGGCCACGGCGGCACCGAGGCCGTGCGAGCCCTCGAGGGCGTGCAGCTGTGCCGGACCTACGTCCGTCCCGGGCAGCGCCTGGCCGGCGGTGTGGCCACCCAGGAACTCGGCCGGGTCAGCGGCGTGGTCGCCGACCACGACGCCCTGGCCACCCTGGTGAAACGGGTGGACCAGCACCTCACCTTCGAGTTCGCCCTGAGCGGGGAACCAGAACCCCGCACCGTCACCCGCGCCGAACTGGGCTCGCTGTGA
- a CDS encoding MbtH family NRPS accessory protein has translation MTHLVVINPAGQYSVWPRARRLPAGWRSAGFDGSEAACLDHVDATWLDLRPVTEPTR, from the coding sequence GTGACCCATCTCGTGGTGATCAATCCGGCGGGGCAGTACTCGGTGTGGCCCCGGGCCCGGCGGCTGCCGGCCGGCTGGCGGTCAGCCGGGTTCGACGGGAGCGAAGCGGCGTGCCTCGACCATGTCGACGCGACCTGGCTCGACCTGAGACCGGTCACGGAGCCGACCCGATGA